Proteins co-encoded in one Phycisphaeraceae bacterium genomic window:
- a CDS encoding HEAT repeat domain-containing protein, translating to MRTGAIVLMLVCASVAVLAGPPSQSELPRQALSRLPAEARTELESRIGVGFDGFGEHGVLLSGSRDAIASFGGRVAVIQYWTLRDANAQRAVTLIGEALDGVEGVVIVALHPKEEQERVQRVLDRRAMPGHVLIDDGSSLCAAFGFGDRGGNVVVDRHGAIRYVGIEPGAMRDLIVQLSEEVPDPALQPKVPLGEFATRRASASGSIGEIERALANGNVREAEQLVDAMWGLHEGTAAEFCRGLIVSGNPMLRPLGLESMMKKGSAQRVLETIGGLDARANSAEVAFLVRSLGTKPFENAEAVLKPFLDSRTAMIRQAAIYVLADRGEPQALGLFVKELRTAPAAKDNWGIKEADRLMSAMFGAAYTLSGMRADQGREYEQWLTEFSRDPARAAEIAKLSLADAGGAPRSIRFGSDTFYTYPMFDATVRASDTSGTGAEVIEILSRAAEQARDGAASVLGKVHMAPIRLYLADHRAFSSLASNSYMGGQAEVNRIILRIAQTSQMRQVMTHEYVHIVHSAMFERQPRWLSEGFAESVAAGSRPEPWNHERVRALGVEKGVSDGVFSRLTGWSASASNDAREGENYRLSHLAVDFLRRGPFPAGDTRLGLLMASYSSGRNDRDALTSAYGMDARQLDAALRAWLGQ from the coding sequence ATGAGAACAGGTGCAATCGTCCTGATGTTGGTGTGTGCAAGTGTCGCGGTACTGGCTGGGCCGCCGTCGCAGTCGGAGTTACCGCGACAGGCGTTGTCGAGGCTTCCGGCCGAAGCGAGGACGGAACTCGAAAGCCGCATCGGCGTCGGGTTTGACGGCTTTGGCGAGCACGGGGTGCTGCTGAGCGGGTCGCGTGACGCGATCGCGTCGTTTGGTGGTCGCGTGGCGGTGATTCAGTACTGGACCCTGCGTGATGCAAATGCTCAGCGTGCCGTCACGCTGATCGGCGAAGCGCTCGATGGCGTCGAGGGCGTAGTCATCGTCGCGCTGCATCCGAAGGAAGAGCAGGAGAGAGTTCAGCGGGTGCTCGATCGACGGGCGATGCCGGGGCATGTGCTCATTGACGATGGTTCGTCGCTGTGCGCTGCCTTCGGGTTCGGGGATCGAGGCGGGAACGTGGTTGTCGATCGGCATGGCGCGATTCGGTATGTGGGGATCGAGCCGGGTGCGATGCGCGATCTGATTGTGCAGTTGAGCGAAGAAGTGCCGGATCCTGCGCTGCAGCCAAAGGTACCACTGGGAGAGTTCGCGACTCGCCGTGCGTCGGCATCGGGGTCGATCGGCGAAATCGAGCGGGCGCTGGCCAATGGGAACGTGCGCGAGGCTGAGCAACTGGTAGATGCGATGTGGGGGCTTCATGAAGGCACGGCTGCGGAGTTCTGCCGAGGTCTGATCGTTTCGGGGAACCCCATGCTCCGGCCGCTCGGGCTCGAATCGATGATGAAAAAAGGCAGCGCCCAGCGTGTACTCGAGACCATCGGCGGGCTTGACGCTCGCGCGAACAGCGCTGAGGTGGCGTTTCTAGTTCGATCACTCGGAACCAAACCATTCGAAAACGCAGAGGCTGTGCTCAAGCCATTTCTGGACTCGCGCACCGCCATGATCCGACAGGCAGCCATCTATGTGCTCGCCGATCGGGGCGAGCCTCAGGCGCTCGGGCTTTTCGTCAAGGAGTTACGCACCGCGCCGGCAGCCAAGGACAACTGGGGCATCAAGGAAGCCGATCGCCTGATGAGCGCGATGTTCGGTGCTGCATACACGCTCAGCGGCATGCGAGCGGATCAGGGCCGTGAGTATGAACAATGGTTGACCGAGTTCTCGCGTGACCCGGCGCGGGCAGCCGAGATTGCGAAGTTGTCGCTGGCCGATGCTGGCGGTGCGCCGCGCTCAATCCGTTTCGGCAGTGACACGTTCTACACCTATCCAATGTTCGATGCCACGGTGCGTGCATCGGACACGTCTGGGACCGGTGCCGAGGTGATCGAGATTCTGTCGCGTGCAGCCGAGCAGGCCAGGGATGGTGCCGCCAGTGTGCTGGGCAAGGTACACATGGCACCGATTCGCCTGTACCTTGCGGATCACCGCGCGTTCTCGTCACTGGCGAGCAACTCGTACATGGGTGGACAGGCCGAGGTCAATCGCATCATTCTGCGCATCGCTCAGACATCGCAGATGCGGCAGGTGATGACCCACGAATACGTCCATATCGTTCACTCAGCGATGTTCGAGCGCCAACCCCGGTGGCTGAGCGAAGGGTTTGCCGAATCGGTCGCGGCTGGGAGCAGACCCGAGCCCTGGAACCATGAACGGGTGCGTGCCTTGGGGGTTGAGAAGGGCGTGTCGGATGGAGTGTTCAGCAGGCTGACGGGGTGGAGCGCGTCGGCCTCAAACGACGCCCGCGAAGGTGAAAACTACCGACTCTCGCATCTGGCCGTGGACTTTCTGCGGCGGGGACCATTCCCAGCTGGCGACACACGCCTCGGGCTTCTCATGGCCAGTTACTCAAGCGGACGCAACGACCGCGACGCTCTGACATCGGCCTACGGAATGGACGCCCGGCAGCTCGATGCTGCACTCCGTGCCTGGCTCGGGCAATAG
- a CDS encoding insulinase family protein — MPITFQQHQLANGLRIIAEVDPDAHSSAVGFFVNTGARDEAPAIMGVSHFLEHMMFKGSDDLSADDINRLFDEIGARNNAYTSNELTCFHAQVLPEYLPNATQLLARMLRPALRTEDFDLEKNVILEEIAMYKDNPFWVLYEACVAKHYADHPLGHRVLGTTESVSALSRDQMMQYFAQRYSADNTVLSLAGRVDFDATVKMIEDLCGSWVRTGATRNDARPQTHSDSLTMRDERVNRAYVISIMPAPAVQDDRRYAASLLMQVLGGSDNSRLHWALIETGIAEEAQSAYDAHQGTGDYFVYASGDPDRLDEIEAIIDQQLLSLVDSLTPADLEKMRMKIATSATLSGERPNDRMQRIGRQWLAHGRHRSLEEELERIESVTIDDLREVASLYPFTQRTTGRLIPA; from the coding sequence ATGCCGATCACCTTTCAACAGCACCAACTGGCCAATGGACTGCGGATCATCGCTGAGGTCGACCCCGACGCGCACTCCTCGGCTGTCGGTTTCTTCGTCAACACCGGCGCACGCGATGAGGCGCCCGCAATCATGGGAGTCAGCCACTTTCTCGAACACATGATGTTCAAGGGAAGCGACGATCTCTCGGCCGACGACATCAACCGCCTCTTCGACGAGATCGGCGCTCGCAACAACGCATACACGTCCAATGAACTGACGTGCTTTCACGCCCAGGTCCTTCCGGAGTATCTGCCAAACGCCACGCAGCTGCTCGCTCGCATGCTCCGGCCTGCCCTTCGCACAGAGGATTTCGACCTCGAAAAGAACGTGATTCTCGAAGAAATCGCGATGTACAAGGATAATCCGTTCTGGGTGCTCTATGAAGCCTGCGTTGCAAAGCACTATGCCGACCATCCGCTCGGACACCGTGTGCTTGGCACCACTGAATCGGTCTCGGCACTATCGCGCGATCAGATGATGCAGTACTTCGCGCAGCGCTACTCGGCTGACAATACGGTCTTGAGTCTGGCCGGACGCGTGGACTTTGACGCGACGGTCAAAATGATCGAAGACTTGTGCGGCTCGTGGGTCAGAACCGGCGCGACACGCAACGACGCTCGCCCGCAAACACACTCCGATAGCCTCACCATGCGCGATGAACGAGTCAATCGCGCGTATGTCATTTCGATCATGCCCGCGCCCGCGGTGCAGGATGATCGACGTTATGCCGCGTCACTTCTGATGCAGGTTCTTGGTGGCTCGGACAACAGCCGCCTGCACTGGGCGCTGATCGAAACCGGCATCGCCGAAGAAGCCCAGTCGGCGTACGACGCGCATCAGGGCACGGGTGACTACTTCGTCTACGCCAGTGGCGACCCGGATCGGCTCGACGAAATCGAAGCCATCATCGACCAGCAGTTGCTCTCGCTCGTCGATTCACTTACCCCGGCCGACCTCGAGAAGATGCGCATGAAGATTGCAACGAGTGCGACGCTCAGCGGCGAACGCCCCAACGATCGCATGCAGCGCATCGGCCGCCAGTGGCTGGCGCACGGGCGGCACCGCTCGCTCGAAGAGGAACTCGAACGCATCGAAAGCGTCACCATCGACGACCTGCGCGAAGTGGCGAGCCTGTATCCATTCACGCAGCGCACGACAGGGCGGCTGATTCCGGCTTGA
- a CDS encoding HDOD domain-containing protein: MNPDLLAEILSCQSLPTLPSVAVEILHRTSNPNVVIGDLAPLISRDQGLAARMLRTVNSSFFGLRQPCPTIDRALVLLGIGPVRSLALGFSLAASLEKCQTPGFDWERYWRRALISAIAARELAEEGGCAGLADEAYLGALMQDIGMVAMHQALGTRYDKVVALTGGDHSLLTQTEVNVFEIGHPDVGAHLAERWRLPRQLSIPIRFHERPTAAPTEEAMLTRLVHLGSIAHDVVTDTDPRPALRRLYERAADWLDLAPGQIDAVVRRVGAKAKDLASVFGVRIGPPIDAERILAAADERLHFITRSEGGTSSAIQHGAETNGFLPGAVRDPLTGAVTREGFIQGCRRGFELAIQRHEPLTLVTIAIESLDVVETQFGQVARDETVIGVVTLVNKIFEPMGGLVCRLAASVLGVVAPGTDEPAAKRAMREVQEQLLSFSKHWTPDSNNEPLPITISGGIAVLNRETQNIFSSSDQVIKASSDAVKAARSAGGNCVLVHAPRQAA; this comes from the coding sequence ATGAATCCCGACCTGCTGGCTGAAATTCTGTCGTGCCAGAGTTTGCCGACGTTGCCGAGCGTTGCGGTCGAGATCCTCCACCGCACGAGCAACCCCAACGTCGTTATCGGCGACCTTGCGCCGCTGATCTCGCGCGATCAGGGTCTGGCGGCCCGGATGCTTCGGACTGTGAATTCCAGCTTCTTCGGCCTGCGTCAGCCCTGCCCGACGATCGACCGCGCGCTCGTGCTGCTGGGCATCGGCCCGGTCCGTTCGCTCGCGCTGGGGTTTTCGCTCGCGGCAAGCCTCGAGAAGTGCCAGACACCTGGATTCGATTGGGAACGATATTGGCGGCGAGCGCTGATCTCTGCCATTGCGGCCCGTGAACTGGCCGAGGAAGGCGGGTGTGCGGGGCTGGCTGACGAAGCGTATCTTGGTGCCTTGATGCAGGACATCGGTATGGTTGCGATGCATCAGGCACTCGGTACGCGCTATGACAAGGTTGTCGCACTGACCGGTGGCGACCACAGCCTGCTTACACAAACAGAAGTCAACGTTTTCGAGATCGGGCACCCGGATGTGGGCGCGCATTTGGCCGAACGCTGGCGTCTGCCGCGTCAACTCTCGATACCCATTCGCTTTCATGAGCGTCCGACCGCAGCCCCAACCGAAGAAGCCATGCTGACGCGTCTTGTTCATCTCGGTTCGATTGCGCATGATGTGGTGACCGATACCGACCCGAGGCCGGCGCTGCGCAGGCTGTACGAACGCGCAGCGGACTGGTTGGACCTTGCGCCCGGGCAGATCGATGCAGTGGTCCGGCGGGTGGGCGCCAAGGCCAAGGATCTTGCGAGCGTCTTTGGCGTGCGGATCGGGCCACCGATCGATGCCGAGCGGATTCTTGCCGCTGCCGATGAACGCCTGCACTTCATCACGCGGAGTGAAGGCGGAACGAGCAGCGCGATACAGCATGGAGCCGAAACCAACGGTTTTTTACCGGGCGCGGTGCGCGACCCGCTCACTGGTGCGGTGACGCGTGAAGGGTTCATTCAAGGCTGCCGGCGCGGATTTGAACTTGCGATTCAGCGTCACGAGCCACTCACGCTCGTGACCATCGCGATCGAGAGTCTTGATGTCGTCGAGACTCAGTTTGGGCAAGTTGCGCGTGATGAAACCGTGATTGGTGTCGTGACGCTCGTAAACAAGATTTTCGAACCTATGGGCGGACTGGTGTGCAGGCTTGCGGCGAGTGTGCTTGGGGTTGTTGCGCCCGGGACTGATGAGCCGGCTGCGAAACGAGCCATGCGAGAAGTGCAGGAGCAGTTGCTGTCATTCTCGAAGCACTGGACGCCGGACTCGAACAACGAGCCACTGCCGATCACCATCTCGGGCGGTATTGCTGTTCTGAACAGGGAAACGCAGAATATCTTCTCTTCGAGCGATCAGGTGATCAAGGCTTCGTCGGACGCGGTCAAGGCGGCGCGGTCGGCCGGGGGCAACTGTGTGCTTGTGCATGCGCCGCGGCAAGCAGCCTGA
- the recO gene encoding DNA repair protein RecO — translation MPVGSIRDDGICVRHWDWSETSQTVSILTREHGLLRGLAKGSRRENSAFSGGIELLTLGQVQALAKPRSTLATITSWDLIEPFRGIRDSLGAYYSGTHVADLVGHLVLDDDPHPDLFDALASHLHDLSDNPHASPGDRALGVLRFQWSLLDAIGSRPELDRDVQSGQALASAPIFGFSPGLGGFLAQSASSTVWKVRSETHAVLGRIRSGSDGEFDGESVLRAARLLASYIHHLIGEELSSTATLFGHLS, via the coding sequence GTGCCCGTGGGCAGCATACGCGATGACGGAATCTGTGTCAGACATTGGGACTGGTCCGAAACCAGCCAGACCGTTTCCATTCTCACGCGCGAGCACGGGCTGCTGCGCGGATTGGCCAAGGGGTCTCGACGCGAGAACAGCGCTTTCTCGGGCGGGATCGAACTGCTCACGCTTGGACAGGTTCAAGCGCTCGCCAAGCCTCGCAGCACGCTGGCAACGATCACCAGTTGGGACTTGATCGAACCATTCCGTGGCATCCGCGATTCGCTGGGGGCTTATTATTCCGGGACTCACGTTGCCGATCTCGTCGGTCACCTCGTGCTTGACGACGATCCGCATCCGGACCTCTTCGACGCCTTGGCCAGCCACCTGCATGACTTGTCTGACAACCCACACGCCTCGCCGGGCGATAGGGCTTTGGGCGTGCTTCGGTTCCAGTGGTCGCTTCTCGATGCCATTGGATCTCGTCCCGAACTTGATCGTGATGTGCAGAGTGGGCAAGCCCTCGCTTCGGCTCCCATTTTTGGATTTTCTCCCGGATTAGGGGGGTTTCTGGCACAATCGGCATCAAGCACGGTGTGGAAGGTTCGAAGCGAGACTCACGCGGTTCTGGGACGGATCCGCTCTGGGAGCGATGGCGAGTTCGATGGCGAGTCAGTCCTGCGGGCTGCCCGATTGCTCGCGTCATACATCCATCATCTGATTGGTGAAGAATTATCCTCGACCGCAACCCTGTTTGGCCACCTGAGTTGA
- a CDS encoding polyketide synthase dehydratase domain-containing protein, translated as MHFSLIDSVLEQTSDRITAIKHVSAAEEYLQDHFPGFPVLPGVLMLEAMVQAARILARSEERLVLGKVTALKYGSFVQPGDTLVVYASLTSRHPDGSIDARVEARKVGPGMPANDPQAPRAASGRVTLRPIRMDPEGTNSQADRA; from the coding sequence ATGCACTTTTCGCTGATTGACAGCGTCCTTGAACAGACATCCGACCGGATCACCGCCATCAAGCACGTTTCGGCAGCTGAGGAATACTTGCAGGATCATTTCCCGGGGTTTCCCGTGCTTCCGGGCGTCCTGATGCTCGAAGCGATGGTGCAGGCTGCAAGGATCCTGGCTCGGAGCGAAGAACGTCTGGTGCTGGGCAAGGTGACCGCCCTTAAGTATGGGTCATTCGTTCAGCCGGGCGATACGTTGGTGGTGTATGCCTCGTTGACGAGTCGTCATCCCGATGGCTCGATCGACGCACGAGTTGAAGCTCGTAAAGTTGGCCCGGGGATGCCCGCCAATGATCCACAGGCCCCGCGAGCAGCCAGTGGCAGGGTGACGCTGCGACCGATCCGTATGGACCCAGAGGGAACCAACTCCCAAGCCGATCGCGCCTAG
- a CDS encoding acyl carrier protein, with protein sequence MEAAMNRDEIFEKVQGVLVEALAVDEDEVTPDASLFKDLGAESIDILDISFQLERTFGIKIGQGELFPEGVAQDPAYVEDGKITDKGLAALRERLPHFDFTELERSRSVERVLDIFTVGTLVNFVEHKLGHQGD encoded by the coding sequence ATGGAAGCCGCAATGAACCGAGATGAGATCTTCGAGAAAGTTCAAGGCGTGCTCGTCGAGGCCCTGGCCGTCGACGAGGACGAAGTGACCCCCGACGCAAGCCTGTTCAAGGATCTGGGAGCCGAGTCGATCGACATTCTCGACATCAGTTTCCAGCTCGAACGGACGTTCGGCATCAAGATCGGGCAAGGGGAACTCTTTCCCGAAGGCGTCGCTCAGGATCCTGCCTACGTCGAGGACGGAAAGATCACTGACAAAGGCCTGGCAGCCTTGCGCGAGCGACTGCCTCACTTTGATTTTACCGAACTGGAGCGAAGCCGAAGCGTGGAGCGCGTGCTCGATATCTTCACGGTCGGAACGCTGGTCAACTTCGTCGAGCACAAACTCGGGCATCAGGGCGACTGA
- a CDS encoding PAS domain-containing protein, translating into MTHNNHSTTFQVEEEIGAQALWNAFAKTPGVGVCVVTPEGGVLFASEECQRIYLGETNPNVVGMNIGDIFPQGWAEERKSYYRRVVESRQPLTIREVWNGRQLRTTLRPIIDENGDINMLLGLSQLTPSQNPGDVEHDLVESEFIELGELHVLTPRELVVMALVGQGLSLKEIAAKLHRSFKTVDNHRASIGRKLRQTDRVALARIAAQAGLQVSDAELTRVRMSDMKAAAK; encoded by the coding sequence ATGACGCATAATAATCATTCCACAACGTTCCAGGTCGAAGAAGAAATCGGAGCACAGGCACTGTGGAATGCCTTCGCCAAGACTCCCGGCGTTGGCGTCTGCGTGGTCACCCCCGAAGGTGGGGTGCTCTTTGCCAGTGAGGAGTGCCAGCGGATCTACCTCGGGGAGACCAATCCCAACGTCGTTGGCATGAATATCGGGGATATCTTCCCTCAAGGGTGGGCAGAGGAACGCAAGTCGTACTACCGCCGCGTAGTCGAGTCACGCCAGCCTTTGACGATTCGCGAAGTCTGGAACGGACGGCAGCTGCGCACGACGTTGCGACCGATCATCGATGAGAATGGCGATATCAACATGCTGCTCGGACTGTCACAGTTGACGCCCTCGCAAAATCCCGGAGACGTCGAGCACGATCTGGTCGAGAGCGAGTTTATCGAATTGGGCGAGCTTCATGTCCTGACGCCACGCGAACTTGTGGTTATGGCGCTTGTCGGTCAAGGGCTCTCGCTCAAGGAAATTGCAGCCAAGCTGCATCGTTCGTTCAAGACGGTCGACAACCATCGCGCGTCGATCGGGCGTAAGTTGCGTCAGACCGATCGCGTCGCGCTGGCTCGCATCGCTGCCCAGGCGGGCTTGCAGGTCAGCGATGCCGAACTGACTCGTGTCCGCATGAGCGACATGAAGGCCGCTGCCAAGTAA
- a CDS encoding acyl-CoA dehydrogenase family protein produces the protein MADLKEMKGVSERDKKMIAEAETLLGPEPDSMGFVKNLFWGRVREELVLPYPDVAQAHPDEARECDELLARLEEYLRTEHPSIQIDQEQFIPEWAIQRLFKLGVLGMTISKEFGGLSMGITSYNRVLELIGRYCGSTAVVVSAHQSIGCKAVMLFGTDEQKRAWLPKLARDWLSAFCLSEPNVGCDAGGQETTIDVSEDGEHYIINGEKKWATSGAICGLFTVMGKQKMPDGSVKVSAVVCTPDMDGIDIFQKNRSKCGIRGTWQARIRFNNVKVPRWHLLHKEGKGLNVALTCLNYGRCTLSAGMLGGAVRAKDQAIRWAQTRYQFGRALADFELVRQKIAHMSAMCYAMDAVLYMTTGMLDRHDEDIMLETAVCKVFCSEMGWRSVNDAVQIMGGEGMMTENEVERIFRDSRINTIVEGANEVMQSFIFAYGGKQHAEKLLGIKDAVDKRQFSMGLIKAALPVGMEVYLGVRPKKPVLSKLHQSLIPHGKRLCSHISELTYQFKKVSKMHDSAIIERQAVQARFADAAMWIHAWTCTLSKLDRQIRQGQNGPAFERDKAAALHFFDLAELGIVNAFRAQYENADDSMRTAADKALAFSQTLPDSLFIIPEKTPTPSRGMGRKPDIRHVPHFEGTGRGVAGGTGREMMEETVAHSRD, from the coding sequence ATGGCCGATCTGAAGGAGATGAAGGGCGTTTCGGAGCGTGACAAGAAGATGATCGCCGAAGCCGAGACGCTGCTGGGGCCCGAACCGGACTCGATGGGCTTTGTCAAGAATCTCTTCTGGGGCCGCGTCCGCGAGGAACTTGTGCTGCCATACCCAGATGTCGCGCAGGCACACCCCGATGAAGCACGCGAATGCGATGAACTTCTGGCAAGGCTCGAAGAGTATCTGCGCACCGAACACCCGAGCATTCAGATCGATCAGGAACAGTTCATCCCCGAGTGGGCCATTCAGCGACTCTTCAAGCTCGGCGTGCTGGGCATGACGATCTCCAAAGAGTTCGGCGGCCTGAGCATGGGCATCACCAGTTACAACCGTGTGCTTGAACTCATCGGCAGGTACTGCGGCTCGACGGCCGTGGTTGTCAGTGCACACCAGTCGATCGGTTGCAAGGCTGTCATGCTCTTCGGCACCGATGAACAGAAGCGGGCATGGTTGCCCAAACTTGCCCGCGACTGGCTCAGCGCATTCTGCCTCAGTGAGCCCAACGTCGGCTGCGATGCTGGCGGGCAGGAAACCACGATCGATGTCAGCGAGGACGGCGAGCACTACATCATCAACGGCGAAAAGAAGTGGGCCACCAGCGGCGCGATTTGTGGCCTGTTCACCGTCATGGGCAAGCAGAAGATGCCCGATGGTTCGGTCAAAGTCAGTGCGGTCGTCTGCACGCCCGACATGGACGGCATCGACATCTTCCAGAAGAACCGCAGCAAGTGCGGCATCCGCGGAACGTGGCAGGCACGAATCAGGTTCAACAACGTCAAGGTTCCACGCTGGCACCTGCTCCACAAGGAAGGCAAAGGGCTCAATGTTGCCCTGACGTGTCTCAACTACGGCCGCTGCACCCTCTCTGCAGGAATGCTCGGGGGAGCCGTGCGCGCCAAGGATCAGGCCATTCGTTGGGCGCAGACTCGCTACCAGTTCGGACGGGCCTTGGCCGACTTCGAACTCGTGCGCCAGAAGATCGCGCACATGAGCGCGATGTGCTATGCGATGGACGCGGTGCTCTACATGACCACGGGCATGCTCGACCGGCACGATGAAGACATCATGCTCGAAACGGCTGTATGCAAGGTCTTCTGTTCCGAGATGGGGTGGCGCAGCGTCAACGACGCTGTCCAGATCATGGGCGGTGAAGGCATGATGACTGAAAATGAAGTTGAGCGCATCTTCCGCGACAGCCGCATCAACACCATCGTCGAAGGTGCCAATGAAGTGATGCAGTCATTCATCTTCGCCTATGGCGGCAAGCAGCACGCCGAGAAACTCCTGGGCATCAAGGATGCGGTCGATAAGCGGCAGTTCTCGATGGGGCTCATCAAGGCGGCGCTGCCCGTGGGCATGGAGGTCTATCTCGGCGTGCGCCCGAAAAAGCCCGTTCTGAGCAAACTGCACCAGTCGCTCATCCCGCATGGCAAGCGATTGTGCAGCCACATCTCCGAACTGACGTACCAGTTCAAGAAGGTCAGCAAGATGCACGACTCAGCCATCATCGAGAGGCAGGCGGTTCAGGCGCGCTTTGCCGACGCGGCGATGTGGATCCATGCCTGGACCTGCACGCTCTCGAAACTCGATCGACAGATCAGGCAGGGGCAGAACGGGCCCGCCTTCGAACGCGACAAAGCCGCAGCCTTGCACTTCTTCGACCTGGCCGAACTCGGAATAGTCAATGCCTTCCGGGCCCAGTACGAGAACGCGGACGATTCGATGCGTACTGCTGCCGACAAGGCTCTTGCCTTCAGCCAGACCCTTCCCGACAGCCTGTTCATCATTCCTGAAAAGACCCCCACACCATCTCGAGGCATGGGTCGCAAACCCGACATTCGGCACGTTCCGCACTTTGAAGGGACCGGGCGTGGCGTCGCGGGAGGAACCGGTCGTGAGATGATGGAAGAAACCGTTGCTCATTCGCGAGATTGA
- a CDS encoding enoyl-CoA hydratase/isomerase family protein — protein MDRLPLDLVESPTGSSIAVVTLDAGERPVVVLDADLIARLAATLDALPANLAGLVLASGSPRSFVAGADLKTIVEKNDADLHAYLEEAAAVFAQLSQLPFPTAAAIAGAVLGGGLELAMHCDLLVGAPSASGKPYPVGLPEAGLAICPGWGGTNLLPARIDPARAIEMTASGTTMNETQAKDAGLFDAWAESAENVVEVAVALVAEQPPVMRDGAPSRWIGRHGTLEAVRAASERAADITCATQAAAAVHDAVRVGLDRGWDKACAAERAHLVQLRHTPEAKSAIEAFFERNRK, from the coding sequence ATGGACAGGCTGCCATTGGATCTGGTCGAATCGCCCACCGGCTCCTCGATCGCCGTCGTCACGCTCGATGCGGGCGAGCGACCGGTTGTGGTGCTCGACGCCGACCTCATCGCTCGCCTCGCTGCGACGCTCGACGCCTTGCCGGCCAATCTTGCCGGGTTGGTGCTGGCCTCAGGCTCGCCGCGGTCGTTTGTCGCAGGGGCAGACCTCAAGACTATTGTCGAGAAGAACGACGCCGATCTGCACGCCTATCTCGAAGAGGCAGCCGCAGTGTTTGCGCAGTTGTCGCAGTTGCCCTTCCCGACCGCGGCCGCGATCGCCGGAGCAGTGCTTGGTGGCGGACTCGAACTGGCGATGCACTGCGATCTCCTCGTCGGTGCTCCGTCGGCCAGTGGCAAGCCATACCCGGTCGGACTGCCCGAAGCGGGGCTGGCGATCTGCCCAGGCTGGGGCGGGACGAACTTGCTCCCGGCTCGCATTGACCCGGCCCGAGCGATCGAAATGACCGCCAGTGGTACAACCATGAACGAAACCCAGGCGAAGGACGCCGGTCTCTTTGACGCATGGGCCGAAAGTGCCGAGAACGTGGTCGAAGTCGCGGTCGCGCTGGTCGCCGAGCAGCCCCCTGTGATGCGCGACGGCGCGCCGAGTCGCTGGATCGGCAGGCACGGAACGCTCGAAGCGGTTCGTGCGGCCAGCGAACGGGCGGCCGACATCACCTGTGCGACGCAGGCTGCTGCTGCCGTGCACGATGCCGTTCGTGTTGGGCTTGATCGCGGGTGGGACAAGGCCTGCGCAGCCGAACGGGCGCACCTTGTGCAGCTGCGACACACCCCCGAAGCCAAGTCCGCGATCGAAGCGTTCTTCGAGCGGAATCGAAAGTAA